From a region of the Kwoniella mangroviensis CBS 8507 chromosome 1 map unlocalized Ctg01, whole genome shotgun sequence genome:
- a CDS encoding cytosolic Fe-S cluster assembly factor NBP35, whose translation MIAVQAPLPPPSPLPLGPTSTVLPSSVPDNAPEHCPGVESSQAGKADACEGCPNQAVCAEGPKGPDPDLPLIRERMKSVKRKVLVLSGKGGVGKSTFSAGLSWALAADEECQTGIMDIDICGPSIPLLMGLSSSTIHTSSSGWSPAYALDNLAVMSIGFLLPSNSDAVIWRGPKKNGLIKQFLKDVEWGDLDYMVVDTPPGTSDEHLSIVQYLKETGIDGAVLVTTPQEVALQDVRKEIDFCRKVGIPILGLVENMSGFVCPKCKNENQIFAPTTGGAEAMGKELGIELLGKVPLDPRIGMTCDQGMSFLDEYPDSPATVAYLDIVQRIREILGDE comes from the exons ATGATAGCTGTACAAGCACCTCTGCCTCCCCCATCACCCCTTCCTCTCGGCCCTACTTCGACCGTCCTACCCTCGTCAGTTCCTGACAACGCCCCGGAACATTGTCCT GGAGTGGAATCATCTCAAGCAGGAAAGGCCGATGCGTGCGAAGGATGTCCGAATCAAGCTGTCTGCGCAGAAGGACCAAAAGGACCGGATCCGGATTTACCGCTGATTagagagaggatgaagtcGGTCAAGAGAAAGGTTTTGGTGTTGTCTGGTAAAGGTGGAGTGGGGAAAAGCACATTCTCAGCTGGATTGTCCTGGGCTTTAGCTGCAGATGAGGAATGTCAG ACTGGTATAATGGATATCGACATTTGTGGACCCTCTATACCCTTGTTAATGGGTTTATCATCGTCTACCATACATACCTCCTCATCCGGCTGGTCTCCAGCTTACGCCCTTGATAATCTCGCTGTCATGTCCATAGGATTTCTACTACCTTCCAACTCTGATGCTGTCATATGGAGAGGACCTAAGAAGAACGGATTGATAAAGCAGTTTTTAAAGGATGTGGAATGGGGAGATTTAGATTATATGGTAGTGGATACACCACCTGGAACGTCAGACGAACATCTCTCGATCGTTCAGTATCTCAAAGAAACTGGAATAGACGGAGCGGTGTTGGTCACTACACCTCAAGAAGTAGCATTGCAAGATGTGAGGAAAGAAATCGATTTCTGTCGGAAGGTGGGGATACCCATCTTGGGTTTAGTAGAAAACATGTCAGGTTTCGTTTGTCCAAAATGTAAGAATGAGAATCAGATATTTGCCCCTACAACAGGTGGTGCAGAAGCTATGGGTAAAGAGCTGGGAATAGAATTATTAGGCAAAGTACCGCTTGACCCTAGAATTGGAATGACCTGTGATCAGGGAATGAGCTTCTTGGACGAATATCCTGATAGTCCTGCGACTGTCGCATATCTAGATATTGTACAGAGGATAAGAGAGATTTTGGGAGACGAATAG